The sequence ACGAGACGGAGACGAGGGCCTGATGTCGACCCGGATCAGCTGCGAGGTCCGCGAGGAGCCGGCGGTCACCGTGGTACGGCTCGCCGGAGAACTCGACCTGGTCACCATGCGGTCGGTGCACACCGAGCTGGAACGCTGCCTCGCCGCCCAGCCGGACGCGCTCGTGGTCGACCTGGAACGGCTCGCCGTGGCGGACCGGCTGGCGTTGTCCGTCTTCGCGGCCGCCGCCCGGCGGGCGGCCGACTGGCCCGCCGTGCCGGTGGTGCTCTGCGCCCCGCCGCCGACGGCAGCCGCCTGGCTCGCCGAGACGACGGCCTGCCGGGTGGTCCCGGTCCGTCCCGACCGGGCCGAGGCCGCCGCCCTGGCGGGTGCGGCGGCGGCGCCCCGACTACGGGCTCGGCTGGAGCCCGTCGCCGACGCCTGTCGGCGGGCCCGGGAACTGGTGGCCGACGCGTGCGGCCGGTGGAACATCCCCGAACTGGCTGGCCCGGCCTCGCTGGTGCTCACCGAGTTGGTCGGCAACGTGGTCCGGCACGCACGAACCCCGATGCAGGTGACGCTGACCCTGCGCCGGCCGTACCTGCGGGTGGCCGTGATGGACGGCAGCCCGGCCGACGCGCGGGCCGTGACCACCCGTGACCCGGGGCCGAGGGCGGGCGCGGGCTGATGCTGGTGCGCGAGCTGACCCAGCGCTGGGGCAGTGCGCCGGCCGGCGCCGGCAAGGTCGTGTGGGCGATGCTACCGGCGAAGTGACCGAATTCTCCGCTCTCGCCTGGTTTTATGGACAGAGGGCCGGGTAGGCGTGCTCGTCCCTTTCTGTCGTCTACGACGGGGTGAGAGCTATGCCCAAGCGGGTAGTCACGGATCCGCCACGGGACCGGGGGCCCGCGATCCTCGCGCCGGCCCACTTCGGCGGGTTTCCCGGCCCGGTCCGGCAGGCGCTCAAGGGGAACTCACTGTGGCGCCTGCTGCGCACCACGGACCACAAGCTGATCGGCCTGATGTACCTGACCACGTCCTTCGGCTTCTTCCTGGCCGCCGGGATCGAGGCGATGCTGATCCGGGCCGAACTGGCCCGACCGGGGCTGCAGTTCCTCTCCCCGGAGCAGTACAACCAGCTCTTCACCACCCACGGTTTCGCGATGCTGCTGCTCTTCGCCACGCCCGCGGCGCTGGGGATGGCAAACTTCCTCGTCCCGATCCAGATCGGCGCACCGGACGTCTCGTTCCCCCGGCTGAACGCCTTCGGCTACTGGCTGTTCTTCTTCGGCGGCCTGATGCTGTACGGCAGCTTCCTCACGCCGGGCGGGTCAGCCGACTTCGGGTGGTTCGCCTACCCGCCGTTGAGCAGCTGGCAGCACTCCCCCGGCCCCGGGCCGAACATGGTGCTGGTCGGGCTGGTCATCAGCGGTCTGGGCACCATCCTCACCGCCGTCAACCTGATCGCCACCATCGTCACCCTGCGCGCGCCCGGGATGACCATGTTCCGGATGCCGATCTTCACCTGGAACATGCTGCTCACCAGCGTCCTGATCATCTTCGTGTTCCCGCTGCTGGCGGCCGCGCTGCTCGCGCTGCTCTCGGACCGGCTGCTCCACTCGCACGTCTACGACCCGACAACCGGCGGGCCGATGATCTACCAGCACCTGTTCTGGTTCTTCGGCCATCCCGAGGTCTACATCATCGCGGTGCCGTTCTTCGGGATCATCACCGAGATCATCCCGGTCTTCTCCCGCAAGCCGATCTTCGGCTACACCGGTCTGGTATTCGCCACCATCTCGATCACCGTGCTGTCGATGAGCGTGTGGGCGCACCACATGTTCGGCACCGGGCAGGTGCTGCTGCCGTTCTTCAGCGTCCTCAGCTTCCTGATCGCGGTGCCGACCGGCGTCAAGTTCTTCAACTGGATCGGGACGCTGTGGAAGGGCCAGCTCACCTTCGAGACGCCGATGCTCTTCGCCATCGGCTTCCTGGTCACCTTCCTGTTCGGCGGCCTCACCGGCGTACTGCTGGCCAGCCCGCCGCTGGACTTCCACACCACCGACACCTACTTCGTGGTCGCCCACTTCCACTACGTCCTCTTCGGCACCGTGGTCTTCGCGTTCTTCGGCGGAATCTACTTCTGGTTCCCGAAGATGACCGGGCGGCTGCTCGACGAGCGGCTGGGCAAGATGCACTTCTGGACGATGTTCCTCGGCTTCCACACCACGTTTCTCGTACAGCACTGGCTGGGCAACGAGGGCATGCCCCGCCGGTACGTCGACTACCTGCCCGGCGACGGCTTCACCATCCTGAACATGGTCTCGTCGCTCGGGTCGTTCGTCCTCGGCATATCCACGCTCTTCTTCATGTACAACGTCTGGAAGTCCTGGCGCTACGGGGCGAAGGTCACGGTGGACGATCCCTGGGGCTTCGGTAACTCGCTGGAGTGGGCCACCACCTGCCCGCCCCCGCTGCGCAACTTCGACCGGATGCCACGGATCCGCTCCGAGCGGCCGGCCTTCGACGCCAAGTACGGTCCGCTCGTCGCCGACCTCGGGCGCGACCTGCCGCAGCGCACCACCAAGCCGCCGCAGCACTTCGCCGAGGAACTGCACCACGTGCCGAAGGTTCCGGAGTCGCCGGCCGCCGAGGGCGCGCACGGCGCCCGCGAGGCCGTCGAGTACCAGCCCGCGCCGCAGTCCGGCGCCCGCCCGGTCGAGGTGCCGGAGCCGGAGGAGATCCGCCGGCCCAGCTTCGAGGAGACCGGCGAGCCCGAGGGCACCACCATCCAGCGTGGGGAGCGGGAACCGCGGGAGAACGAGCGGTGGCGGAACCCCCGCGGACACGAGGACACCCCGGAGCAGTGACCGGGCCACCGTGGAGGAGGGCCGGCGCCGTCGGGTCGGCGTCAGTCGGTCAGCGTCTCTGATCAGCTTAGTGATCCTGAGTTGGACTGAATTTCCGGGATCGTTTCCCATCGTGGTGGGGATGCGTGGGCGTGGAAGTGGAATCCCGCGCCTAGGGCTGCCCCTCGTGGCCGGTGGCCGGTGGTGGGTGTGCTGATCGTGTTCACGCCCTGGTGTCGGTGGGCTGCGCGGGGCAGCCTGTTCCGGTCCGTTGGTGCGTGTCCCTCCGGACGCTTGCCCGCCCGCCCGTGGTGGGGTCGGGTGGGGGAGGGTGCCCTGCGTCGCCTGGGCGCGGGGCGTGGTGGCTGGTGGCGGGTGGGGCCGGTCTTCGACCGATCCCTCCGGCTGGCCTTGCAGGCGGTGGGGGTGACGACGGCGGTGGCTTCGAGGGTGTCCACGACCGTACGGATCACCATGTGCCCGCTGGTCTTGTCAGTGACGGTCTTGGCCTGGTGGGTCAGGCCGCGGGCGGCGATCCGCCGCCAGGCCCCATGGTCGCGGTCGCCCTGCCAGCCGCAGGACTGGTGGGGGCAGATGGCCCACTTCCAGCCGGCCACGCTCGGCCGGTCGGGGGCTTTGCAGTGCCGTAGCGGGGTCAGGCACTGGGGGCAGTGTTTGGAGGTGTTGCGGGCGGGGACGGTGACCACGGCGACCCCGTGCTCGGCGGCGAGGTGTCGCATCCGGTCGACGATCTTTCCGCGGACCTGCTGAGACAGGCGCGTGTTCATGGTGGCGCCCATGCCTCGTGCTTCCATCGACCGCAGGTCTTCCACATAGATGACGGTCGCCCGGGCGGCTATCGCCTGATCCACAGCCCACCGGGCGGCAGCCCACGCGAGCGCGTCATTCAACTTCGAACGCCGGGCGGACACGTGGCGGATCTCGTCCCTCAGGACGGCATGCTTACCGGCGAGGTTGTGCTGCGAGTCGCCGCCGGCGAGTCGCTGGTAGTGGTCGGCCTTGGCGTGCAGCCGCTGACCGTGACGGCGCAGACGATGCTGCTTGGCCAGGACACCGGCGGCGCGGAACTGCCCCCCGGCCCCCAACGCCGTGATCCGCCCGTCGGGGTGCAGTCGCAGGGCTCCCGCGCTGAGGAGGGTGTTCAGCCCCCAGTCCACGCCCAGCGCCACCGTGTGCCCAGCACGCTTCGCCTTGGGCACGGCATGCGTGTAGGCGACATCGGCTCGTACCTGTCGGCTGGTGACGCGGAGGGTGGGTAGGTGCAGGATCGCCGAGGCGGGCACGGTGGGTGGCAGGCTGATCGGACACGCCACCCACGTCCAGTCCCGATACGAGCGCGGATCCGCACGGGTAGGCAACTGCACGCGCAGGAGCGCCTTGGCCGGGTCGGTGTCGTTGCGTTCGATGGTGGCCTGCTGCCGGTCACACGCCGCGAGCAACAGCATCCGCGGAACCCTCGGGGCACCTTCGAGTTCGAACACGTCCACCGGCAGACGCCCGTTGACGGCAAGAAACGCGGCGACCTGTCGGGTTCGGCCCTTGATGACACTCGACGGCAGACCCTCCCCGCCCGGGATCGCCGTACGCACCTGATCCCACTCGACGGGGGTGCGCCGGCGCGGATCGGCCGGCCAGGTCGACAGGACCCCGGCGGTCACATCAACACGCCACTTCACCGAACGCAGAACACGCCCCGCCTGCTCCTGCGCCATCCGCACAACCCGGTCATTGACCTTCACACCCGCAGGCGGGGTGACCGTCCAGCCCAGCCGCCGCAACGCCATCCACGCATTCGACGGCAACCGCCGCCCACCCGCGTCCCGCCCGGAAGCCAACACCTCCACATCCACGCTCTTCCAGTGCTCCACCAGCAGCGCGCCCACCATGGCCGCCACCAGATCGGCGCACCAGCCCACCCGCTCCGCCAACACCGCCGGGGACAGCACCTCGCCCGTCTTCTCGTCCACCCCCGTCCGCAGCAGCACGCGGACACACGCCGTACGGGAGGTCTCACCTTCAGACAGGGGCAGCTTCGAGCTCACCGGCCACCAGCCCGACACTGGCACTGCCCGAACTCGACTACCAGACGACGCCGACTCTCCACCGACCGCATCCCATACAACCGACCGGCGAACGTCGCCACGAGACAACCGAAGTCTTCGAGGAGTTCCTCCCGCCCACCGGCATCAAACGAGGAACACCGACACCCACGGCCCACCCAGGTCACCGGAATCTCCCCGAATCAGCCCACAAGCGAAGCGTCACCGGATGAACACCCACACGCTTCGCGGCCTTCGACAGCCGCAACACTTCCACCCGATCATCCTATGTCCACTGAGGATTAATAACCAAACCCGTGAGCCTGCCACCGGGGCGGCGTCAGTCGGCCGACGGCAGGCCGGCGGCCGCGAGGGAACGGCGGACCGCCGGCTGCACCCGGGTCAGCCGCAGCGGCACCCCGGTGCGGGCGGCAGCGTCCCGGCCGGCCATCAGCGCGGCAATCCCGCCGGCGTCGAAGCCGCCCGCGCCGACCAGGTCGACGACCACCTCGCGCGGCTGCCCGGTCACCGCCTCCAGCATCGCCCGGCGGAGCTGGTCCGCGCCGTCCCGGTCGACCTCCCCGCCGACCTCGACGACCACCCGGTCACCGTTCTGTTTGACCGATATCTTGGCTTTCGCCGGCTCGGCCTCGGCCGCGCCGTTCTGCCAGGGCGGCGGGGTGTCGGCGAGCATCGCCTGCCGCAGCCAGGTCAGCGCCCGGGACAGCAGCCGGGAGACGTGCATCTGGGAGATGCCGAACCGGGCCGCGATCTCCGCCTGGGTCTGGTTGCCGTAAAAGCGCATGGCCAGGATCCGCCGCTCCCGCCAGGGCAGCCGGTGCAGCAGGCCGCTGACCGTGACCCGGTCGTCGACCGACTCCAGGGCGGTGTCCGACTCGCCGACCAGGTCACCGAACTCGGCGGAGCTCTCCCCGCCGACCGGCGCGTTCAGCGAGGCCGGGCTGTAGCCGGCGGCCGACTCCAGCGCGGCGAGGATCTCCTCCTCCGGCGTCTCCAGCCGCGCGGCCAGCTCGGCCACCGAGGGCGCCCGGGACAACTCGCTGGTCAGCGCCGCCGTCGCCTGCCCCACCTCCAGGATCAGGTCGCGCAGCCGGCGCGGTACGTGCACGCCCCAGGTGCGGTCCCGGAAGTGCCGCTTGATCTCCCCGACGATGGTGATCGCCGCGTACGCGGTGAAGGAGCCCCGTTCCGGGTCGTACCGGTCGACGGCGTTGACCAGGCCGAGGCGGGCCACCTGCTCCAGGTCCTCCAGCGGCTCCCCGCGGCCCCGGTAGCGGCGGGCCAGCCGCCCGGCGAAGGGCAGCGCGAAGCGGACGAGATCGTCCCGTGCCTCCTGCCGCCGCTCGGGCGGCAGCCCTTCGATCCGTGCCGCGTACGCCAGGGCCGCCGCGTCGAGGTCCTCCAGACCCCGATCGGTCGGAGGTGGTGTGGGTGTGGTGGTCTGTCCGAACATCCGCGCCTCCCTCAGGAAGGTCCCCCGCCCGGATTGGGAAACCGGTCGTGCGCGTGGTCTGGCCGCGCACCGGGCCGGAAAGTGGGTTACGTGACGGAACGCCAGGAGCGGCGGCAGCCCGCCGCACGGCGTCGTGGGCCGTCTTCGCAGCGAGCGGTGTTCCCGCTCCGTAGGTACTCAATCACGGACCGCAGGATCGTGAGGATGTTTCGGCAGGTTCGGTCAGGAGACCAGCAGCCCCTGGTGGGCACCCGCGTCCCGGAGCGCCGCGAGGGCCTCGGCCATCCGCAGCGGCGGCGGGACCGGCAGGTCGTACGGCTGGTTGCGCAACACCTCGGTGGCTCGCCGCGTCGGCACCGAGGCGACCGGGTAGCCGCGGGCGGTCCCCCGGTCCAGGGCACGGCGACGGAGCCCGAAGCCGGCTACGGCGAGCCACTGCGGCAGGCCCGCGAGCGCGGGCGACCGTACGCCGGGCGGCTCCGGTAGCACGTCCACCGAGCTGAACGGCTCGCTGCCGGCGAGCCACCACTCCACCCCCTCCACCCGGCGCCGGGTCGCGTTCTCGCACCAGTACGGCACCAGGCCGGCCCGGAGCACCTGCCACGGGTCCAGCAGCCGGCCGCACTCGACCACCAGGCGGTCCCCGGTCTTGCCGGCCTGGCGCAGCCAGCGCCGGTAGAGGTCGGCGGTGGCGGCGCTCAACGCGTCGGGCTGCGGGGCGAGGACCCGGTGCAGGGGATGTCCGTGCCGGCCGGCCCAGTACCGGGCGCTGTGCTCGAAACCGGGCTCCACCCCGTTCTCGGCGTACGCCGCCGGGCACGAGACGTCCGGCGGCTCCCAGCGGGCCCCGTCGCCACCGGCCGAGCGGAGCACCTGGCGCAGCGCGGGCGCGTCGGGGTGGAAGTCGACCGGGTCGAGGCCGCTGGCCGGTGAGCCGAGCTGGAAGCTGTGTCCCCGCCCCTCGTCCAGCACCGGCCAGGTGCGGGCGTCGTGCAGCAGCAGCAGCGGCGCGCCGGGGGCCAGCTGTTCGGCCACGAACCGGGCGTACGCCCCGGGCAGGGCGCGCCACCGCACCGCGAGGGCCACGACGGCGCCGGCCGAGGCGCCTCGGCTGGCCGGGCAGTGCACCTGGCGGACGTGCACCTGCTGGTTGCCGGCGAGCAGCCGGCCGGCGAGGGCGGCGCCCTGGTCGAGCGCGGCCCGGGGTCGGTCCACCGCGCCGCGGGCCCAGTGCACCGCCAGCTCGAACGCGGCGGGCAGCCACGGCACGCCCAGCGCCACCGCCAGGTGGGCCGCCGCGCCGTGCGGCGAGCCGAGCACCACCCCGGGCCACTGGCGGGCCGGGTACTGGTCGACGATCCAGCCCGCCACCCGCTCGGCGTCCACCTCGGTGACCTGCTCGGGCGTCAGCGCGAGCCGGCCGGCGGCGCGGCTGGCGGCGGCCCGCCGCACCGGTTCGGGCGCGCCGGTGAAGCGGGAGAGCGAGTTGGCGTGGCCGAGGTCGGCGCAATCGTCTCCGCGGAGCGCCCGGACCGTCGCCGCCAGCAGGACCCGGGCCGGGCTGCCCGCCGCCACCACCCGGTCCCCGCCCAGGCCGGCGCCGTCGCCCGGCAGCCCCACGGACACCTTCCGCACCGGCCCCACCTTGCCTCGTTCGCTCACCACGCGGCCGGGCTTCCCGTCCTTATCGGGTCTAAACGGGCATCACCCCACGGCTCGCACCAATCCTCGGGTGTCCGGCGGCAGGGCCTGAGCCACGCACCGCACCCAGGCGCGCCGAGGCCACCGTGGCCGGCCGGTCGGGGGCGGAACCGGGGCGCGGGACGGTTCGGGTCGTACCGGGGACGGCCCGCCCGCCCGGCTGGCAACGGGCCGGGCACGCCGCACCGGGCGGCGGGTGCCTCCGCCGCCCGGTGCGGTCTCCGCAACCGGCTGTCGACCTGATATGACAAACGAATCGCCGGGAAACGAATCGCCGGATCCCGGCGGAGAACCCCTGGCTACGCCGGATCCCGGGCGGAGAACGCTGGCTACGCCGGGTCCTCCGCCGCCGCCGACGTCCGGGTGGCCAGCATCCGCTCCCGGACGCGGCGCGCGGCGTCCCCGTCGGCGAGGAGACGGCGCAGGTCGGCCAGGGCCGGCTCGGGCGGCTCCAGCGGCACCGCCGGGTCGACCACGGCCTCCAGCACGCTGGGCCGGTCCGCCGCGAGCACCTCGTCCCAGGCCGGGCCGACCAGCTCCGGACGGTCGACCCGGACGCCGTGCAGGCCGAGCAGCCGGGCCCACCCGGCGTACGGCACGTCGGGGCGGCGGTCGCCCAGTTCGGTGGGCCGCCGGCCGCCACCCGTCCCGGACTGGTCCCGGTTGTTCAGCACCAGCACGACCAGCCGGGGATCCCGCCACCGCCGCCAGTGGTGGGCCACCGTGATCAGCTCGGCCAGGCCGTTGAGCTGCATCGCCCCGTCACCGAGCAGCGCCACCACCGGCTCGTCGGGACGGGCCAGCTTGGCGGCCACCGCGTACGGCAGCGCGCAGCCCATCGAACCGAGCGTGCCGCACAACTGGGCCCGGACGCCCGGCGGTAGCGCCAGGTGCCGGGCGTACCAGTAGACGACCGAGTCGACGTCGACGGCGACGGCGCCCCGGTGCGGCAACCGGGCGGTGAGTTCCTGGAGCACGAGTTGGGGGTTGATCGGCTCGGCCGGCGCGGCGGCCCGGGCGGCGACGGTCCCCCGCCACCGGTCCACCGCGCCCTCCACGACGTCGCGCCACCGCTGATTGGGCCGCTCCGGCAGCTTGGCCAGCAGCGCCCGCAGCGTCTCGGCGGCGTCGCCGACCAGCGGGACGTCGACCGGGTACCGGGTGCCGATCCGCCGGCCGTCGATGTCGATCTGCACCGTGCGCACCTGGCCGGGCGGCGGGAACCAGTCGGTCCACGGGTCGTTCGTGCCGATCAGCAGCAGGGTGTCGCAACCTCCCATGAGCTCCGCGGCCGCGGTGGTGCCGACCTCGCCGAGCACGCCGGTGTGGAAGGGCAGCCGCTCGTCCAGCACCGGCTTGCCGAGCAGCGAGGTGGCCACGCCGGCACCCAGCCGGTCGGCGAGGGTGACGATCTCACCGGCCGCGCCGTGCGCGCCCTGGCCGACCAGGATCGCCACCCGCTGGCCGGTGGCGAGCAGCGAGGCGGCGGCGTCCAGGTCGGCCTCGTGCGGCAGCACCCGGGCCA comes from Micromonospora viridifaciens and encodes:
- a CDS encoding STAS domain-containing protein, with amino-acid sequence MSTRISCEVREEPAVTVVRLAGELDLVTMRSVHTELERCLAAQPDALVVDLERLAVADRLALSVFAAAARRAADWPAVPVVLCAPPPTAAAWLAETTACRVVPVRPDRAEAAALAGAAAAPRLRARLEPVADACRRARELVADACGRWNIPELAGPASLVLTELVGNVVRHARTPMQVTLTLRRPYLRVAVMDGSPADARAVTTRDPGPRAGAG
- a CDS encoding zinc ribbon domain-containing protein encodes the protein MLLRTGVDEKTGEVLSPAVLAERVGWCADLVAAMVGALLVEHWKSVDVEVLASGRDAGGRRLPSNAWMALRRLGWTVTPPAGVKVNDRVVRMAQEQAGRVLRSVKWRVDVTAGVLSTWPADPRRRTPVEWDQVRTAIPGGEGLPSSVIKGRTRQVAAFLAVNGRLPVDVFELEGAPRVPRMLLLAACDRQQATIERNDTDPAKALLRVQLPTRADPRSYRDWTWVACPISLPPTVPASAILHLPTLRVTSRQVRADVAYTHAVPKAKRAGHTVALGVDWGLNTLLSAGALRLHPDGRITALGAGGQFRAAGVLAKQHRLRRHGQRLHAKADHYQRLAGGDSQHNLAGKHAVLRDEIRHVSARRSKLNDALAWAAARWAVDQAIAARATVIYVEDLRSMEARGMGATMNTRLSQQVRGKIVDRMRHLAAEHGVAVVTVPARNTSKHCPQCLTPLRHCKAPDRPSVAGWKWAICPHQSCGWQGDRDHGAWRRIAARGLTHQAKTVTDKTSGHMVIRTVVDTLEATAVVTPTACKASRRDRSKTGPTRHQPPRPAPRRRRAPSPTRPHHGRAGKRPEGHAPTDRNRLPRAAHRHQGVNTISTPTTGHRPRGAALGAGFHFHAHASPPRWETIPEIQSNSGSLS
- a CDS encoding thiamine pyrophosphate-binding protein — encoded protein: MPDRAVADLVVERLRAWHVPRLFGCPGPAIAPLVAALDAAGGDPEFIPARHEETAAFMATGHAKFTGQIGVCLATQGPSALHLLNGLYDAKLDSKPVVAIVGEDVSGPLGGAYEEIGLSRLFGDVCNQFVRYGRLPGQVPALLDQAFRTAAATRSPTCVVLPHALQVATVPDLPPHSAGVMSASPGEPLARVLPHEADLDAAASLLATGQRVAILVGQGAHGAAGEIVTLADRLGAGVATSLLGKPVLDERLPFHTGVLGEVGTTAAAELMGGCDTLLLIGTNDPWTDWFPPPGQVRTVQIDIDGRRIGTRYPVDVPLVGDAAETLRALLAKLPERPNQRWRDVVEGAVDRWRGTVAARAAAPAEPINPQLVLQELTARLPHRGAVAVDVDSVVYWYARHLALPPGVRAQLCGTLGSMGCALPYAVAAKLARPDEPVVALLGDGAMQLNGLAELITVAHHWRRWRDPRLVVLVLNNRDQSGTGGGRRPTELGDRRPDVPYAGWARLLGLHGVRVDRPELVGPAWDEVLAADRPSVLEAVVDPAVPLEPPEPALADLRRLLADGDAARRVRERMLATRTSAAAEDPA
- a CDS encoding SigB/SigF/SigG family RNA polymerase sigma factor gives rise to the protein MFGQTTTPTPPPTDRGLEDLDAAALAYAARIEGLPPERRQEARDDLVRFALPFAGRLARRYRGRGEPLEDLEQVARLGLVNAVDRYDPERGSFTAYAAITIVGEIKRHFRDRTWGVHVPRRLRDLILEVGQATAALTSELSRAPSVAELAARLETPEEEILAALESAAGYSPASLNAPVGGESSAEFGDLVGESDTALESVDDRVTVSGLLHRLPWRERRILAMRFYGNQTQAEIAARFGISQMHVSRLLSRALTWLRQAMLADTPPPWQNGAAEAEPAKAKISVKQNGDRVVVEVGGEVDRDGADQLRRAMLEAVTGQPREVVVDLVGAGGFDAGGIAALMAGRDAAARTGVPLRLTRVQPAVRRSLAAAGLPSAD
- the ctaD gene encoding aa3-type cytochrome oxidase subunit I — protein: MPKRVVTDPPRDRGPAILAPAHFGGFPGPVRQALKGNSLWRLLRTTDHKLIGLMYLTTSFGFFLAAGIEAMLIRAELARPGLQFLSPEQYNQLFTTHGFAMLLLFATPAALGMANFLVPIQIGAPDVSFPRLNAFGYWLFFFGGLMLYGSFLTPGGSADFGWFAYPPLSSWQHSPGPGPNMVLVGLVISGLGTILTAVNLIATIVTLRAPGMTMFRMPIFTWNMLLTSVLIIFVFPLLAAALLALLSDRLLHSHVYDPTTGGPMIYQHLFWFFGHPEVYIIAVPFFGIITEIIPVFSRKPIFGYTGLVFATISITVLSMSVWAHHMFGTGQVLLPFFSVLSFLIAVPTGVKFFNWIGTLWKGQLTFETPMLFAIGFLVTFLFGGLTGVLLASPPLDFHTTDTYFVVAHFHYVLFGTVVFAFFGGIYFWFPKMTGRLLDERLGKMHFWTMFLGFHTTFLVQHWLGNEGMPRRYVDYLPGDGFTILNMVSSLGSFVLGISTLFFMYNVWKSWRYGAKVTVDDPWGFGNSLEWATTCPPPLRNFDRMPRIRSERPAFDAKYGPLVADLGRDLPQRTTKPPQHFAEELHHVPKVPESPAAEGAHGAREAVEYQPAPQSGARPVEVPEPEEIRRPSFEETGEPEGTTIQRGEREPRENERWRNPRGHEDTPEQ